A stretch of the Neofelis nebulosa isolate mNeoNeb1 chromosome 1, mNeoNeb1.pri, whole genome shotgun sequence genome encodes the following:
- the LOC131487199 gene encoding small ubiquitin-related modifier 1-like: MSDQEAKPSTEDLGDEKEGEYIKLNVIGQDGSAIHFKVKMTTHLKKLQESYCPRQGVPTNSLRFLFAGPRIADNHAPKDVGMEEEDVIGVYQEQTGGHPTI; encoded by the coding sequence ATGTCTGACCAGGAGGCAAAACCTTCAACTGAGGACTTGGGggatgagaaggaaggagaatacATTAAACTCAACGTCATTGGACAGGATGGCAGTGCGATTCACTTCAAAGTGAAAATGACAACACATCTCAAGAAACTCCAAGAATCATACTGTCCAAGACAGGGAGTTCCAACGAATTCACTCAGGTTTCTCTTTGCAGGTCCGAGAATTGCTGATAATCATGCTCCAAAAGACGTGGGAATGGAGGAGGAAGATGTGATTGGAGTTTATCAGGAACAAACAGGGGGTCATCCAACGATTtag